Below is a genomic region from Prunus persica cultivar Lovell chromosome G3, Prunus_persica_NCBIv2, whole genome shotgun sequence.
TAATATGTAACCAatcaaggaaaagaaatacCACTCGAATCTAAACATATGCAATTGTATTTGTGCATGTACTAGATCTAATTCAAGATAAAATTAACACGACAACAAGATGATGACATGACATGAACATGATTCAGTACATATTATGTCGTGTGcccaaataaaaatgataaaattaaggaaaatattatttcatatGATTAGGGCTTTTCCACATTGGAGAATTAGTTTGGTTGGTGTCCAGAATTTTATCCTCTCAAGTCCTCGGTTAATGGTTAAAGGTTAATAATGGCGTTTGGCTTTCAGTGCGCTGTTGTATTTGCGACTTGTCGTATATGTAGATTACCTTGTCAAACACTTGTCGTATCCTATCACCAATCGAATAGTAATAGTTTTATCCTTGTAAGTAGCCGCCATAATTGATTACTTTTAATAACATTGATTTAATCACTGTTCATGTTATATAATCCACGTGATTCATATGGCCCTCCAAGTCTACTGCCTTTTGTTTTGAGCGAACCCTCTCGTCCTAATTGCTTAGCAGCccttgtttgtttggttttttttaaaaaaaaattggcaaaggctattattttttcaccaaataaaaagtaaaaaataaaactctttAACATTACACTCAATAAAATTCCTTGCAAGTACTTCAACTCACAATTATAGACGCAGTAAGTAATGATAAGAGGCTTTCAAAAACGGAATAATATGTTAACCTAATTCTATTCttcttgtgtatatatatatatatatgtgaaacttaattatttatttttaataacaaaaaattcaattctcTCAATAATCGCAGGCCACAACTTTAATAGAAACACTTCgaattatatttgttgagcaTACATTCATTTCGTCCATGTAGCTTATGTTTGCGGATATGAATATAACAAGTTTATAGAATGATCGTCCaactaaaatagaaaaagcgATTAAAGATTaaacgaaagaaaaaggaatcaAAGACTGacccaaaaagataaaaggagTAATAAATTAGTAAACATAAAAACGTATTAACCAGagtcatttatttattttgttttaagtaCGAAATTACATTGTAAAATAATATCTACTAACATAAAGCCTTTTTATATAAAGAATTGTTATGAGCCATGACAGAACAACAAATTTCCATTGACCTGTGCTACACGTGCTTCAATTCAAACCGagtaattcaaatttcaagtcaaataaaataaagtgtgAAATGAAACCACGTTATCTTTTCGCAGAAACAAACGTgctaattttataattaaattaacgATCGTTAAACAAAACAGACAATTTTGATATCGTAATTAGTGTTTCTAGGTCCAACCATTGATGACATCGCCTCTTCTACGTCACCGGCTGTCGATATATGTATACAGTCCTTTCATGGAAGCATCATCACAACATCACAACATGTGATGTCATCTTcctcaaattaatattttatgaattatttatttcacCTTCCATGgttaatcaattaattagttaattatgGAAACATTTACAAGGGACAAGATAAGATGCTCCCCATGTGCCTATCGTATCATGGATCCATCATCCATGAAACCTTTGTatatgctatatatatatatatatatatagtgtgaAAAGGGGCTTGAGATtgagaaattatttgaagTTGTTCATACATAAGAAATGGTTTCATGAAATCTTTGGTTGGTTAtacaaattaaatatgaaaaatgaaataaagtggtattttttggttattttttcaACCATTATTAGTATATATCTCAAAATTGAGACCGACTTTTCAAAGTAAATTTTAACTAGGCATTTGATAAACTTACATATAACAATTTCAGAAAATCgtgattttactttttaagGCTTGGTCAAAGTCGGTCTTCCCATGACCAATCTGTCATGAGTCATGACGCAGATGTACCCATGATGAATCAATAGTCTCcatgagaatgaaaaaaataataattataattctAGGCAACCACCAAGAAAAGCACTTGTAATAATGAAGTtagagaaaataaacaaataaatatatgtgATCAAATCGTAGTGGTGCACTTTTCCTATTGAATTGGCTCTTCCTTCCCGTTTCATGTGACACTTTATGTCCACTCTGATCATGAtcctattatttttataatcaaTTGAAAACATTTTCACTGCATCTTCTATATAAATTACGcatgcatatattataattatattaaaagaTGCATCTTCGAATCGAAGccgtttgttttttctttctttaatttaccATCATAGTAAAAGTGACGCAACTCAATTATTAAGCTGGAAAATTTGGTCACATCATCAATCCCTGGAATGCTGATAAGCATGAggcattttgattttggactGTATAAATACTGCCAGAGTGTCATTTTGATCACCTAAAACAAACTTGCCAGAGTGTCATTTTGATCACCTaaaacaaacttgaattgagagagagagagagagagagagagagagagagagagagagagagatggtaaGAGCCCCCTTCTACGACAAAAGTGGACTGAAGAAAGGGGCATGGAGTCCTGAAGAAGACGACACGTTAAGAGCCTATATTGAAGAACATGGCCATTTGAACTGGCGTTCGCTTCCCAAATTTGCCGGTGAGTAAGTTTGCAGATAATTTTCTCAATTCCAATATTGTTTTGAAACGCATAAAGCAACATATAATTGCAGCCTGGTTTTGCATATGATCACAGGTATATCTAGGTGTGGCAAAAGTTGCAGACTGAGATGGACCAACTACCTTCGACCGGGTGTAAAACGGGGAAATTACACTCAAGCAGAAGACGATTTGATCCTCAAATTGCATGAAGAATTTGGAAATAAGTATGGCCATGTATTATTAGATATATATTTCCTCTTCAGTTCATGACTTCCAAAGCTAGGTAGCTAGTGTACTTCTACAACTATAATCTATTGGAACATAAATTAAAGGGCTTATGAGTAAAGTCTTATGAATTTTTGTCCTTTGCAGATGGTCAATGATTGCTACAAAATTACCTGGAAGAACagacaatgaaatcaaaaatCATTGGAACACCCGCTTTAAGAAGCTCACAGAGCAAAATCCAACATCATCTCAATCAGCCAAAGAGCAGCCTTGTAATCACGAGTCTTCCCCAACTGTAACTAGCCAAAACACAGAATTAGGAGCTCAAAGTGGTCCAAAATTTGATGCATCTGTTCACCAAATTTTGGAGAGCTCTCCCTTGTCCCCCGAAACATTTTCCAGTGACTCCTCCTCCCTGAGCTCCAATCAGGCATCTGCATCTACTTCTATGAGTTGGTTTAATGAATCGACCGGAGATTTTTGGACCGAACCATTTCAATTGAATGTCCAAAG
It encodes:
- the LOC18783354 gene encoding myb-related protein 308 — encoded protein: MVRAPFYDKSGLKKGAWSPEEDDTLRAYIEEHGHLNWRSLPKFAGISRCGKSCRLRWTNYLRPGVKRGNYTQAEDDLILKLHEEFGNKWSMIATKLPGRTDNEIKNHWNTRFKKLTEQNPTSSQSAKEQPCNHESSPTVTSQNTELGAQSGPKFDASVHQILESSPLSPETFSSDSSSLSSNQASASTSMSWFNESTGDFWTEPFQLNVQSNYSVNYLREEEVLSSPSLTFYDIGDNMDLFYQVMPTWPENID